Proteins encoded within one genomic window of Amorphoplanes friuliensis DSM 7358:
- a CDS encoding M23 family metallopeptidase, which produces MSSPRRLLQTISVAVAAVVVSTVVGVAQPASADVSSAAAPVTLASTPSGNGYWIAARDGGVFAFGDAPFHGSMGGKPLNAPVTAMAVTKTGRGYWLVATDGGIFSFGDAQFYGSMGGKPLNKPIVGMAATPSGAGYWLVASDGGIFAFGDAQFYGSMGGKPLNKPIVGMTATPNGAGYWLVASDGGIFAFGNAQFYGSMGGKALNAPVVGLSRSTAGYRMVASDGGVFSFGDAPFHGSMGGQSLAAPMVGIASHPGGGYWMLGLDGGVFSFGTARYFGRVVYKTSTSTGGSVPPSRAYALLLPRNTVTAAKLTAKHHDYPAVDITEPVGTPFYAVISGSVTNFNDAKCGYGVQLVGDDGGVYVYCHASQRSAANGARVAAGTQLGQSGGARGAAGAGSSTGPHLHLQLKYPAGQLRCPQQLLLATFNNTTPPALTALPTSGCTA; this is translated from the coding sequence ATGTCATCACCACGTCGTCTGTTGCAGACGATCTCCGTTGCGGTTGCCGCGGTTGTTGTGTCCACCGTGGTCGGTGTCGCCCAGCCGGCCTCGGCGGATGTCTCGTCAGCGGCCGCCCCGGTCACGCTGGCGTCCACCCCGAGCGGGAACGGCTACTGGATCGCCGCCCGGGACGGCGGGGTGTTCGCCTTCGGCGACGCGCCGTTCCACGGGTCGATGGGCGGGAAGCCGCTGAACGCCCCGGTGACCGCCATGGCCGTCACCAAGACCGGCCGCGGGTACTGGCTGGTGGCGACCGACGGCGGGATCTTCTCCTTCGGGGACGCGCAGTTCTACGGCAGCATGGGCGGGAAGCCGCTGAACAAGCCGATCGTCGGCATGGCGGCCACACCGAGCGGCGCCGGCTACTGGCTCGTCGCCTCCGACGGCGGCATCTTCGCCTTCGGCGACGCGCAGTTCTACGGCAGCATGGGCGGAAAGCCGCTCAACAAGCCGATCGTCGGCATGACCGCAACACCCAACGGCGCCGGCTACTGGCTCGTCGCCTCCGACGGCGGCATCTTCGCCTTCGGCAACGCGCAGTTCTACGGCAGCATGGGCGGAAAGGCGCTCAACGCCCCGGTGGTGGGCCTTTCCCGCAGCACGGCCGGTTACCGGATGGTCGCGTCCGACGGCGGGGTGTTCTCCTTCGGCGATGCACCGTTCCACGGGTCGATGGGCGGGCAGTCACTGGCCGCACCGATGGTCGGCATCGCCTCGCACCCGGGCGGCGGTTACTGGATGCTCGGGCTGGACGGCGGCGTGTTCTCGTTCGGCACCGCGCGGTACTTCGGACGGGTCGTCTACAAGACGTCCACGTCGACCGGTGGCTCGGTGCCGCCGTCCCGGGCGTACGCCCTGCTGCTGCCCCGCAACACCGTCACCGCGGCCAAGCTCACCGCCAAGCACCACGACTACCCGGCGGTCGACATCACCGAGCCGGTCGGCACGCCGTTCTACGCCGTCATCTCCGGTTCGGTGACCAACTTCAACGACGCCAAGTGCGGGTACGGGGTCCAGCTCGTCGGCGATGACGGCGGCGTGTACGTGTACTGCCACGCGTCGCAGCGTTCGGCCGCGAACGGGGCGCGAGTGGCCGCCGGCACGCAGCTGGGCCAGAGCGGCGGCGCGAGGGGCGCTGCCGGCGCGGGCAGTTCGACCGGACCGCACCTGCACCTCCAGCTGAAGTACCCGGCCGGTCAGCTGCGCTGCCCCCAGCAGCTGCTGCTGGCGACGTTCAACAACACCACTCCGCCGGCGCTCACCGCCCTGCCCACCTCGGGCTGCACCGCCTGA
- a CDS encoding TetR family transcriptional regulator — translation MIAPSPVRERKKRETWRLVHSTALRLMTERGFDAVSIDDIVAAAGISRRTFFNYFADKESVVFDPDPDDAALWAALLDERPPDEPLWDSLRELLIGYTTAAAERMLLQRRVRLASPELSGCSREVADRFWDVVREWAATRAGLDALRLDLTVNAARTVLNTACPHWDATSGITGLHAHLAAGFDFVHPAERISS, via the coding sequence GTGATCGCCCCCAGTCCCGTCCGTGAGCGCAAGAAGCGCGAGACCTGGCGTCTTGTGCACTCCACCGCGCTGCGGCTGATGACCGAGCGCGGTTTCGACGCCGTCTCGATCGACGACATCGTGGCCGCCGCCGGCATCTCGCGGCGGACGTTCTTCAACTACTTCGCGGACAAGGAGTCGGTGGTCTTCGACCCCGATCCCGACGACGCCGCGCTCTGGGCCGCGCTGCTGGACGAACGCCCGCCGGACGAGCCGCTCTGGGACTCCCTGCGCGAGCTGCTGATCGGCTACACCACCGCCGCCGCCGAGCGGATGCTGTTGCAGCGCCGCGTCCGGCTGGCGTCGCCCGAGCTGTCGGGCTGCTCCCGCGAGGTGGCCGACCGCTTCTGGGACGTGGTCCGCGAATGGGCCGCCACCCGCGCCGGCCTCGATGCACTCCGCCTCGACCTCACCGTCAACGCCGCCCGCACCGTGCTGAACACGGCCTGCCCGCACTGGGACGCCACCTCCGGCATCACCGGACTGCACGCGCACCTCGCCGCCGGCTTCGACTTCGTCCACCCTGCAGAACGGATCAGCTCATGA
- a CDS encoding GntR family transcriptional regulator — MDVVVMRRAEVREKLRELIDSCEPGDALPSERDLSDDFGASRPTIRAAIEELAQEGLLVRRHGRGTFTNHRKISQEVPAAAALPPAEGEWDSEVLEFGVVSAGARLSMRLQVSPGDDVIRALRRRVVDAAPIALEEIRLPLSIAPGLTADDFAAGSLYRHLRERHGITPATAVQTTEPTVTDAIESRLLGVPRYSPALLFERTTSDTHGRVIEFARSVYRGDRYRITNHLTFGPESG, encoded by the coding sequence ATGGACGTCGTGGTGATGCGGCGGGCCGAGGTCCGGGAGAAGCTGCGCGAGCTGATCGACTCGTGCGAACCGGGTGACGCGCTGCCGTCGGAGCGTGACCTCAGCGACGACTTCGGCGCGTCACGGCCGACGATCCGCGCGGCGATCGAGGAGTTGGCCCAGGAGGGCCTCCTCGTGCGGCGGCACGGTCGCGGCACCTTCACCAACCACCGCAAGATCTCCCAGGAGGTCCCCGCGGCGGCCGCCCTGCCACCGGCCGAGGGCGAGTGGGACAGCGAGGTGCTGGAGTTCGGGGTCGTGTCGGCCGGCGCCCGGCTCAGCATGCGGTTGCAGGTCTCCCCCGGCGACGACGTGATCCGGGCGCTGCGGCGGCGGGTCGTCGACGCCGCCCCGATCGCCCTGGAGGAGATCCGGCTGCCGCTCAGCATCGCCCCCGGACTGACCGCGGACGACTTCGCCGCCGGATCCCTCTACCGCCACCTGCGCGAACGCCACGGCATCACCCCGGCGACGGCGGTGCAGACAACCGAGCCGACCGTCACCGACGCGATCGAGTCACGGCTGCTGGGGGTGCCGCGCTACTCCCCCGCCCTGCTCTTCGAACGCACGACGAGCGACACCCACGGTCGGGTCATCGAGTTCGCCCGATCCGTCTACCGCGGCGACCGGTACCGCATCACGAACCACCTGACGTTCGGGCCGGAGTCCGGCTGA
- a CDS encoding ricin-type beta-trefoil lectin domain protein: protein MSATVAATAAALAAVGIAAAPSSSAAAACGVLFDDFNYSSRTDAALSQRGWSIRGNAGGPGVPGASWLADNVAFPTVDGQKVAQLTARTNGTAAGTSHAEFSQSNRRFFEGTYLARIKFADAPVSGPDGDHVNQTFYTISPLAAPMDPTYSEMDFSEYLPNGGWGEAGPINYQTTWYTYVADPWYADNQHSQQARSINGWHDVMATVSAGHVKYFIDGVQVGDHSGKVYPRQNMSIDFNQWFIDLAGHSSGTSVYQQSVDYLYHAKKQVLTPAQASATIAAYRSAGTTHTDNVVSTNDCDGGGTTPPPATTPPTTTPPATGGTRLQSNFSGRCIDIPGGVPNSGSLLQMYDCNTSAAQTWKFEGDGTLRAMGKCMDPAGGALANGTRIQLTDCNTNPVQRFTLTAERTLKNVSSGRCVDIKDWNGSNGAGLQLWDCAATSNQIWGKV, encoded by the coding sequence GTGAGCGCCACCGTCGCCGCCACCGCCGCGGCTCTCGCCGCCGTCGGCATCGCCGCCGCGCCCAGCAGCAGTGCGGCCGCCGCCTGCGGCGTGCTGTTCGACGACTTCAACTACTCATCGCGTACGGACGCAGCACTGAGCCAGCGGGGCTGGAGCATCCGCGGCAACGCGGGCGGACCCGGCGTGCCCGGCGCGTCGTGGCTGGCCGACAACGTGGCGTTCCCCACTGTGGACGGTCAGAAGGTCGCCCAGCTGACCGCCCGTACCAACGGCACCGCGGCCGGCACCTCGCACGCGGAGTTCTCGCAGAGCAACCGCCGCTTCTTCGAGGGCACCTACCTGGCGCGCATCAAGTTCGCGGACGCGCCGGTGAGCGGCCCCGACGGCGACCACGTCAACCAGACCTTCTACACGATCTCGCCGCTGGCGGCCCCGATGGACCCGACGTACTCGGAGATGGACTTCTCGGAGTACCTGCCCAACGGCGGCTGGGGCGAGGCGGGCCCGATCAACTACCAGACCACCTGGTACACCTACGTCGCCGATCCCTGGTACGCGGACAACCAGCACAGCCAGCAGGCCCGCAGCATCAACGGCTGGCACGACGTGATGGCCACCGTGTCCGCCGGTCACGTGAAGTACTTCATCGACGGTGTGCAGGTCGGTGACCACTCCGGCAAGGTCTACCCGCGGCAGAACATGTCGATCGACTTCAACCAGTGGTTCATCGACCTCGCCGGGCACAGCAGCGGCACGTCGGTCTACCAGCAGTCGGTCGACTACCTCTACCACGCGAAGAAGCAGGTGCTGACGCCTGCGCAGGCGAGTGCGACGATCGCGGCGTACCGGTCGGCGGGGACGACCCACACCGACAACGTCGTGTCGACGAACGACTGTGACGGCGGCGGCACGACCCCGCCCCCGGCGACAACACCGCCGACGACAACACCGCCGGCCACCGGCGGGACGCGGCTGCAGTCCAACTTCAGCGGCCGCTGCATCGACATCCCGGGCGGCGTGCCCAACTCCGGGTCGCTCCTGCAGATGTACGACTGCAACACCAGCGCCGCGCAGACCTGGAAGTTCGAGGGCGACGGCACGCTGCGGGCGATGGGCAAGTGCATGGACCCGGCCGGGGGCGCACTCGCCAACGGCACCCGCATCCAGCTGACCGACTGCAACACCAACCCGGTGCAGCGGTTCACCCTGACCGCCGAGCGGACCCTGAAGAACGTCTCCTCGGGCCGGTGCGTGGACATCAAGGACTGGAACGGCAGCAACGGCGCCGGGCTGCAGCTCTGGGACTGTGCCGCCACGTCCAACCAGATCTGGGGCAAGGTCTAG
- a CDS encoding LLM class flavin-dependent oxidoreductase, whose amino-acid sequence MSRVPLSVLDLATVREGHDSADALRGTTEIARTADDLGYSRFWVAEHHNMPAVASTSPPVLIAHLAAKTDRIKLGSGGVMLPNHMPFVVAEQFALLEALHPGRIDLGIGRAPGTDQATAAALRGVSPHLTVEQFPDHLGMVLALLGDDRVAPERISRLQATPVPETFPEVWMLGSSTYGAQVAAALGLPFCYAYHFAMSSDVDTAAQLYRSGFKPSPRFPEPHLMVSASVIAADTHEEAQFLAGPSRIMALSLRTGRLGPIVSPETAANYELSDLDRSVLDQLPGTQYAGTADEVVADLDALVERTGASELILAGTTYDPASRQDSLARIAKAWGLPN is encoded by the coding sequence ATGAGTCGCGTACCCCTGTCCGTGCTCGACCTCGCCACCGTCCGCGAGGGCCACGACAGCGCCGACGCCCTGCGCGGCACGACCGAGATCGCGCGGACCGCGGACGACCTCGGTTACTCGCGCTTCTGGGTCGCCGAGCACCACAACATGCCCGCCGTCGCGTCGACGTCGCCGCCGGTGCTGATCGCGCACCTGGCCGCGAAGACCGACCGGATCAAGCTCGGCTCCGGCGGGGTCATGCTGCCCAACCACATGCCGTTTGTCGTCGCCGAGCAGTTCGCGCTGCTCGAGGCGCTGCACCCGGGCCGCATCGACCTGGGCATCGGCCGGGCCCCCGGCACCGACCAGGCCACCGCCGCGGCGCTGCGCGGTGTCTCGCCGCACCTGACCGTCGAGCAGTTCCCCGACCACCTCGGCATGGTGCTGGCGCTGCTCGGTGACGACCGGGTCGCCCCCGAACGCATCAGCCGGCTGCAGGCGACCCCGGTCCCCGAGACGTTCCCCGAGGTCTGGATGCTCGGCTCCTCCACGTACGGCGCCCAGGTGGCGGCCGCGCTGGGGCTGCCGTTCTGTTACGCGTACCACTTCGCGATGAGCTCCGATGTGGACACGGCGGCGCAGCTGTACCGGTCCGGATTCAAGCCGTCGCCGCGGTTCCCCGAGCCGCACCTCATGGTCAGCGCGTCCGTGATCGCCGCCGACACCCACGAGGAGGCGCAGTTCCTCGCCGGCCCGAGCCGGATCATGGCGCTCAGCCTGCGGACCGGCCGCCTCGGCCCGATCGTCTCCCCGGAGACGGCGGCGAACTACGAGCTCTCCGACCTCGACCGGAGCGTTCTCGATCAACTTCCCGGCACCCAGTACGCGGGGACCGCCGACGAGGTGGTCGCCGACCTCGACGCGCTGGTCGAGCGCACCGGAGCCAGCGAGCTGATCCTGGCCGGCACGACGTACGACCCGGCCAGCCGGCAGGACTCGCTCGCCCGCATCGCGAAGGCCTGGGGCCTGCCGAATTAG